The proteins below are encoded in one region of Gemmatimonadota bacterium:
- the ruvX gene encoding Holliday junction resolvase RuvX: protein MAFDFGDRRIGVAVSDPLRIAAEALPTILRPGNTIPWKEVVRTIRRAETVQLVVGDPLQMDGTPGERSSICREFAEELGRRTSLPVDLQDERLSSVEAERTLSVDPGSRGKRQDKADVDRVAAILILRGWLDRADTDASS, encoded by the coding sequence ATGGCGTTCGACTTCGGGGACCGGCGGATTGGCGTGGCCGTGTCGGACCCGTTGCGCATCGCGGCGGAGGCACTCCCCACGATCCTTCGCCCCGGGAACACGATCCCCTGGAAGGAAGTCGTGCGAACGATTCGTCGCGCGGAGACGGTGCAACTGGTGGTCGGGGATCCGCTCCAGATGGACGGCACACCAGGGGAGAGGTCTTCGATCTGCAGGGAGTTCGCCGAAGAGCTGGGCCGGAGAACGAGTCTCCCGGTCGACCTGCAGGACGAACGGCTCTCGTCGGTGGAGGCGGAACGGACGCTTTCGGTCGACCCCGGCTCCCGCGGGAAGCGCCAGGACAAAGCCGATGTGGACCGTGTCGCCGCCATCCTCATTCTGCGCGGCTGGCTCGACCGGGCCGACACGGACGCCTC